A single genomic interval of Sporosarcina sp. ANT_H38 harbors:
- a CDS encoding TldD/PmbA family protein, whose translation MIKHSIIENVLEAALSTGGDFSEVFIEDKYVNTMELQSGKIEKSISGRDFGIGIRIFSGLQCIYTYTTDFSEAGLINAAKRAALAIKGGGNGTIHPIQKEIIQPIHTIAQMPRTVEHARKVAVMRKANDIAKNYDERIKQVGLRYIDEEQNVLIANSEGKFVEDTRVYSRLSIQATASDGIEMQTGFYGPGAHAGFEFIENLDLNHYAGEAARIAVTMLEADECPSGKFPVIIDNEFGGVIFHEACGHGLEATAVAKNNSVFANRIGERVAPDIVTYIDDGTLPNEWGSLNVDDEGEKTRKNILIEDGILKGYLIDKFNARRMNAEATGSSRRQSYRFNPTSRMTNTYIAPGKSTPEEIIASTEHGIYAKYMGGGQVNPATGDYNFAVAEAYLVKDGKIDRPVRGATLIGNGANTLQLVDMVGNNLAHGAGMCGSISGSLPVNVGQPMLRISEITVGGTKGE comes from the coding sequence ATGATTAAACACTCAATTATCGAAAATGTACTAGAAGCTGCACTCTCGACAGGCGGAGATTTTTCAGAAGTGTTTATTGAAGATAAGTATGTAAACACAATGGAATTGCAAAGTGGGAAAATCGAGAAAAGTATATCTGGTCGTGATTTCGGGATAGGTATCCGCATTTTTTCAGGGCTACAATGCATTTATACCTATACGACGGATTTCTCAGAAGCAGGGTTAATTAATGCGGCAAAACGGGCAGCACTCGCGATCAAAGGTGGAGGCAATGGCACCATACATCCCATTCAAAAAGAAATTATTCAACCCATCCATACAATCGCACAAATGCCGCGAACGGTGGAACATGCACGGAAAGTGGCTGTTATGAGAAAAGCCAATGACATAGCGAAAAATTATGATGAGCGCATCAAACAAGTCGGACTGCGCTATATCGATGAAGAGCAGAATGTACTTATTGCGAATTCTGAAGGGAAATTTGTTGAAGACACGCGTGTCTATAGCAGGCTCTCCATTCAGGCTACAGCTTCCGATGGCATTGAAATGCAAACTGGTTTCTATGGACCGGGTGCACATGCAGGTTTTGAATTCATCGAAAACCTAGATCTGAATCATTATGCAGGCGAGGCTGCACGCATTGCAGTGACGATGCTCGAAGCGGATGAATGTCCAAGTGGGAAATTCCCAGTCATTATCGACAATGAATTCGGTGGGGTCATTTTCCATGAAGCTTGTGGGCACGGACTTGAAGCAACCGCTGTCGCAAAAAACAACTCCGTCTTTGCAAATCGAATCGGAGAGAGAGTGGCACCAGATATCGTGACGTATATTGATGACGGTACACTTCCGAATGAATGGGGCTCTCTCAATGTTGACGATGAAGGTGAAAAGACACGGAAGAATATCCTTATTGAAGATGGTATTTTAAAAGGCTATCTGATTGATAAATTCAATGCACGCCGTATGAATGCCGAAGCGACGGGTTCTTCACGCCGTCAGTCGTATCGATTTAATCCTACTTCCCGTATGACCAATACTTATATCGCACCGGGTAAATCGACACCAGAAGAAATTATTGCATCGACGGAACATGGTATTTACGCGAAATATATGGGTGGCGGTCAAGTGAATCCGGCAACAGGTGATTATAACTTTGCGGTTGCGGAAGCGTACCTCGTGAAAGACGGAAAAATTGACCGTCCTGTCCGTGGAGCAACCTTGATTGGCAACGGTGCAAATACGTTGCAGCTTGTCGATATGGTTGGCAATAACTTGGCACACGGGGCTGGAATGTGCGGATCAATTAGCGGAAGTTTGCCGGTTAACGTCGGTCAGCCAATGCTTCGTATCAGTGAAATTACCGTCGGTGGGACGAAGGGGGAGTAA
- a CDS encoding ABC transporter permease yields the protein MLKLIQNEWMKLWSKKGTWIMVILLVVMIVGVSGLGKLTEGLNNSEAWTADLRVELAQVEQELNATDLTEVEKSELITRQQEIEQNIVDSIEMSKPISREKIILDSFGMMSLVTLLMIIASAGIVASEFSQGTIKMLLSRPVKRWKILTSKYLTVLLFGLLLTVVTYVSSVVGAFIFYPAAEGSSIAFYNSEVAVTAVFGESAYLVLLAFVYVCVMATLAFMIGSVFRSSALAIGVSLFLFFSGSMIVMFLERYAVAKFVLFAHDLTQYELGYKVLESNTMLFSIAVLMAYVIVFLTISYTTFIKRDITA from the coding sequence TTGCTGAAGCTCATACAAAATGAATGGATGAAGTTGTGGAGTAAAAAAGGGACTTGGATTATGGTCATTCTCCTAGTCGTTATGATTGTTGGCGTATCCGGGCTTGGGAAGCTCACAGAAGGATTAAATAATTCTGAAGCCTGGACAGCGGATTTGCGGGTAGAACTCGCACAGGTAGAGCAGGAACTTAATGCAACCGATTTAACAGAAGTTGAAAAAAGTGAATTAATTACTAGGCAGCAAGAGATTGAGCAAAACATTGTTGATAGTATTGAGATGAGCAAACCGATTAGCCGTGAGAAAATAATTTTAGATTCATTCGGTATGATGTCGCTTGTGACGCTTCTTATGATTATTGCTTCAGCTGGAATTGTAGCTTCGGAATTTTCGCAAGGGACGATTAAGATGTTGCTATCCCGTCCAGTAAAACGATGGAAAATCCTCACGTCTAAATATTTGACCGTTTTACTATTTGGATTGTTGCTTACAGTCGTTACGTATGTTTCTAGTGTGGTGGGTGCGTTTATTTTTTACCCTGCTGCGGAAGGAAGTTCTATTGCATTTTACAACTCGGAAGTTGCCGTTACGGCCGTTTTCGGTGAATCTGCCTATTTAGTGCTTCTCGCATTTGTTTATGTATGTGTTATGGCGACATTGGCCTTCATGATTGGCTCCGTGTTCAGGTCATCGGCACTGGCAATTGGGGTCTCGCTGTTCTTGTTTTTCTCGGGATCAATGATTGTGATGTTCCTTGAGCGATATGCGGTTGCGAAGTTCGTTCTCTTTGCACATGATTTGACGCAATATGAGCTAGGCTACAAAGTATTAGAGAGCAATACGATGCTGTTCTCGATCGCAGTGCTGATGGCTTATGTAATTGTGTTCCTTACGATTAGTTATACAACATTTATTAAACGTGATATAACCGCATAA
- a CDS encoding ABC transporter ATP-binding protein: MEKKPIVELKNLSKTIGKKKIIDNLNLSLYPGQITGFLGPNGAGKTTTIRMMVGLMEPTSGDVIIEGISLAEDFEGGLSKVGVIVENPEMYKFISGYKNLLHFARMHEGVTKERIDEVINQVGMQNRIHEKVSTYSLGMRQRLGLAQALLHRPKFLILDEPTNGLDPAGIREFRMHLRDIAEKEGVSVFVSSHMLSEIELMCDRIAVIQNGKLIDIREMSEIQQSHYYIEALPLDAAESLLKEQGFAVESHKDGFIINAEKEQIPAIINLFSAKEQQLFAIQPYRKTLEDEFLEMTGGGQIAEAHTK; this comes from the coding sequence ATGGAAAAGAAACCGATAGTGGAACTGAAGAATTTATCGAAAACGATTGGCAAGAAAAAGATTATCGACAACTTGAATTTGTCTTTGTATCCGGGGCAAATCACCGGATTTCTGGGTCCGAACGGGGCGGGGAAAACGACGACGATTCGGATGATGGTGGGCTTGATGGAGCCGACAAGCGGGGATGTTATTATTGAAGGCATTTCGCTTGCGGAAGATTTTGAAGGGGGACTTTCAAAAGTCGGAGTCATTGTAGAAAATCCGGAGATGTATAAATTTATTTCAGGTTATAAAAACTTACTCCATTTCGCAAGGATGCACGAAGGTGTAACGAAAGAGCGGATTGATGAAGTAATCAATCAAGTGGGTATGCAAAATCGAATTCATGAGAAAGTATCGACGTATTCGCTCGGAATGCGGCAGCGACTAGGTCTTGCACAAGCGCTTCTTCATCGTCCAAAATTTCTTATTCTCGATGAGCCGACGAATGGGTTAGATCCTGCAGGAATTCGAGAGTTCCGTATGCATTTACGAGATATTGCGGAAAAAGAAGGCGTTTCTGTTTTTGTTTCGAGCCATATGCTATCGGAAATTGAGCTTATGTGTGACCGGATTGCTGTCATTCAAAACGGCAAGTTGATTGACATCCGTGAAATGTCAGAGATACAACAGTCCCATTATTATATTGAAGCACTTCCGCTAGATGCAGCGGAGAGTCTCCTTAAAGAACAAGGATTTGCTGTCGAATCACATAAAGACGGGTTTATTATTAACGCAGAAAAAGAGCAGATTCCAGCAATTATTAACCTTTTTAGTGCAAAAGAACAGCAGTTGTTTGCTATTCAGCCATATCGTAAAACGCTTGAAGATGAGTTCTTAGAAATGACAGGGGGTGGGCAGATTGCTGAAGCTCATACAAAATGA
- a CDS encoding ABC transporter ATP-binding protein → MIELKNITKKYGRRKALEELTLSLPQGKIIGLVGENGSGKTTLLKLISGLVTPDSGRATFSGSRITRKVATNIAYMPDADLFYPYFTVGQLIEFYESQFIDFNLKKAKEIAQFLNLSLDSKIKHLSKGNRGRVKIAVTLGREADYYLLDEPFSGLDPMVRDDIAKGLIQFTDPERQTVLLSTHELKEVEPLLDEIVVLRGGRIIAHEAVDVIRDTYGKDATSWMVSLFREGR, encoded by the coding sequence ATGATTGAACTGAAGAATATAACGAAAAAGTATGGCCGGAGGAAAGCGCTTGAAGAACTTACACTTTCTTTGCCGCAAGGGAAAATCATAGGCCTTGTCGGGGAAAATGGGAGTGGGAAAACGACGTTGCTGAAACTAATTTCAGGATTGGTGACGCCTGATTCGGGTAGAGCAACGTTCAGCGGAAGTCGTATTACACGTAAAGTAGCAACCAATATAGCTTATATGCCGGATGCAGATTTATTCTATCCGTATTTTACGGTAGGTCAGCTTATTGAGTTTTATGAATCTCAGTTCATTGATTTTAACCTGAAGAAAGCTAAAGAAATTGCACAGTTTCTGAATCTATCGCTTGATTCGAAAATAAAACATTTGTCAAAAGGGAACCGTGGACGTGTCAAAATTGCAGTGACTCTCGGGCGTGAAGCAGATTATTATTTGCTGGATGAACCGTTCTCCGGCCTCGATCCGATGGTGCGTGATGATATTGCGAAAGGGCTTATCCAATTCACGGATCCGGAGCGACAAACCGTCCTTCTGTCGACACATGAATTAAAAGAAGTGGAACCATTGCTCGATGAAATCGTAGTACTAAGAGGGGGACGGATAATCGCGCACGAAGCGGTTGACGTAATCCGTGATACGTATGGAAAAGACGCCACCTCATGGATGGTGTCATTGTTTAGGGAGGGAAGATGA
- a CDS encoding GntR family transcriptional regulator: protein MGIDFLPDKPIYQQLIDLITGDIIRGTLNPGEKLPSVRDYAVEAGVNANTMQRVYKELEQMEITETKRGQGSFVTEDELKIAMLRNEMKEQLVRSFIQSVEALGFTTTEMLQHLQNRGGKDD from the coding sequence ATGGGCATAGATTTTCTTCCAGACAAACCAATTTATCAGCAGCTCATTGACCTGATTACAGGCGATATTATTCGAGGGACGTTGAATCCAGGGGAGAAATTGCCGTCCGTTCGTGATTATGCGGTTGAAGCCGGTGTGAATGCCAATACGATGCAACGCGTCTATAAGGAGCTGGAGCAGATGGAAATCACTGAAACGAAGAGGGGGCAGGGATCTTTTGTAACTGAAGATGAATTGAAGATCGCTATGCTTCGTAATGAAATGAAGGAACAGCTTGTGAGGTCATTCATTCAAAGTGTTGAAGCATTGGGTTTTACGACTACTGAAATGCTGCAACACCTACAGAATCGGGGTGGGAAAGATGATTGA
- a CDS encoding sulfite exporter TauE/SafE family protein, with protein MDYILIYFIGMAAMTLGTLAGGGGLITMPAMLLMGIPIHSVLGAGKISTTVSSFSTFMTVLLKKQVTFRESFWIIPLSLMGGFTGGFIATRLTESTLYMVAVILLIFALLTSFLSKVDFSGEENLRPTKVAVPGLLGIGVYDGMFGPGQGTLLLYLFGHLRIAYIRAIGFSRLATFSSGFGAAISYISMGKVMWPIAFALMAGSLSGAQIGVRLAERLNPRHVKIVLRIVTIALIIQLIINSFI; from the coding sequence ATGGATTACATACTTATATATTTCATTGGCATGGCGGCGATGACGCTTGGAACACTTGCGGGCGGGGGCGGCCTAATTACGATGCCAGCAATGTTGCTAATGGGCATCCCAATTCACTCAGTCCTCGGAGCCGGTAAGATTTCAACAACGGTCAGTTCGTTTTCAACGTTCATGACAGTCCTTCTGAAAAAGCAGGTTACATTTAGGGAGTCATTTTGGATTATCCCACTATCCCTTATGGGTGGATTTACAGGTGGTTTCATCGCCACACGCTTAACGGAAAGTACATTGTACATGGTTGCAGTCATCCTTCTTATCTTTGCATTACTTACATCATTCCTTTCAAAAGTAGACTTCTCGGGAGAAGAAAATTTAAGGCCTACAAAAGTGGCGGTTCCGGGTTTACTTGGTATTGGAGTGTATGATGGGATGTTCGGACCGGGGCAAGGCACACTACTTTTGTATTTATTTGGTCACTTGCGCATTGCGTACATCCGGGCAATCGGTTTTAGTCGGCTCGCAACATTCTCAAGTGGATTTGGAGCAGCAATCAGTTATATCTCCATGGGTAAAGTTATGTGGCCAATTGCCTTCGCACTTATGGCAGGTTCATTGTCTGGCGCACAAATTGGTGTGCGGCTTGCAGAGAGGCTGAATCCACGTCACGTTAAAATAGTATTAAGAATTGTGACGATTGCATTGATTATCCAGCTAATTATTAATAGCTTTATTTGA
- a CDS encoding VOC family protein yields the protein MSKFLTGIDHIQIAAPPGSEDAARKFYGELLGMEEIPKPENLQGRGGCWFLCGSQEVHIGIQNDFAPAKKAHPGFTVNALEQLKSRLQEADYIISDELPIAGRSRFFTHDPFGNRVEFLEFE from the coding sequence ATGAGCAAGTTTCTAACAGGCATTGATCATATCCAAATTGCGGCACCACCCGGGTCCGAAGATGCAGCTCGGAAATTTTACGGTGAATTACTCGGTATGGAGGAAATTCCGAAGCCAGAAAACTTGCAAGGACGCGGTGGTTGCTGGTTCCTTTGTGGCTCACAAGAGGTCCATATTGGTATACAAAACGACTTCGCTCCAGCTAAAAAAGCCCATCCCGGATTTACAGTAAATGCACTTGAACAATTGAAATCACGCTTGCAAGAAGCCGATTATATAATTAGCGACGAGCTGCCTATCGCAGGACGCTCTCGCTTTTTCACGCATGATCCGTTTGGTAACCGGGTCGAGTTTTTGGAGTTTGAATGA
- a CDS encoding aminoacyl-histidine dipeptidase has product MYNNLQELTQHIVFQYFAEISAIPRGSGNEQAISDYLVRFAQERDLEVIQDTALNVIIKKAATVGYESAPIIIIQGHMDMVCEKNKGTVHDFDKDPLQLRIVGDMLYATDTTLGADNGIAVAYALALLDSTDIPHPALEVVITTEEETTMNGAIAVDASHFTGKIFINLDSEEDGKLLVSSAGGVHVTQVLPIVWTNASHEQVAYHLQIKGLKGGHSGISIDKGRANSTKLLGRLLHDLSTEIPYSIQQITGGLKSNAIPREAQAVIFISQNDVNKVNEKIAQWELIFKNELQLADPDVSISLEQKDSHSTAVLSEETKHKAITALLLIPHGIQAMSMGIEGLVESSTNLGVVTTTDTTIQFENEIRSSIKSAKANMVTQAKSLADMVGCEVLIDADYPEWPYNPESQVKKLFEETYREKYGKDIDVIAVHAGIECGVFMEKIPGLDAVSLGPDMYHVHTPDEHLSIPSTINNWEYFIYTLKRMKVD; this is encoded by the coding sequence ATGTACAATAATTTACAAGAGTTAACGCAGCATATCGTATTTCAATACTTCGCAGAAATATCGGCTATCCCAAGAGGCTCCGGCAACGAGCAGGCCATCAGTGATTATTTGGTGCGCTTCGCACAGGAACGAGACCTGGAAGTCATCCAGGATACTGCATTAAACGTCATCATCAAAAAGGCTGCGACAGTTGGCTATGAAAGCGCCCCAATTATCATTATTCAAGGTCATATGGATATGGTTTGCGAAAAGAATAAAGGTACGGTCCATGACTTTGACAAGGACCCTCTTCAACTACGAATTGTCGGAGACATGCTATATGCCACAGATACAACATTAGGCGCGGATAACGGCATTGCTGTTGCTTATGCATTAGCGTTATTAGATTCAACAGATATTCCGCATCCTGCTCTCGAAGTCGTCATTACGACTGAAGAAGAAACGACGATGAACGGCGCGATTGCTGTTGACGCTAGTCACTTTACAGGTAAAATCTTCATCAATCTAGATTCTGAAGAAGATGGTAAGTTGCTCGTCAGCAGTGCGGGAGGCGTACATGTTACGCAAGTATTACCGATTGTATGGACAAATGCCTCGCATGAACAAGTTGCATATCACCTTCAAATAAAAGGGTTAAAAGGTGGTCACTCGGGCATCTCGATTGATAAGGGCAGAGCAAATTCCACTAAATTATTGGGAAGACTATTACATGATTTATCCACAGAAATTCCTTACTCTATTCAACAGATTACAGGTGGATTAAAATCAAATGCGATTCCTCGTGAAGCACAAGCCGTTATTTTCATCTCACAAAATGATGTCAACAAGGTCAACGAAAAAATTGCGCAATGGGAACTTATTTTCAAAAATGAGCTCCAACTAGCAGATCCGGATGTATCCATTAGCCTTGAACAAAAGGATAGCCACTCGACAGCTGTTTTGTCAGAAGAAACAAAGCACAAGGCCATTACAGCCTTATTGCTCATCCCCCACGGCATCCAAGCGATGAGCATGGGAATCGAAGGGCTCGTAGAAAGCTCGACAAATTTAGGGGTCGTTACAACAACGGATACAACGATACAATTTGAAAATGAAATCAGAAGCTCCATCAAAAGCGCAAAAGCCAATATGGTGACACAGGCCAAATCATTAGCGGACATGGTTGGCTGCGAAGTATTAATTGACGCAGATTATCCAGAGTGGCCCTATAATCCGGAATCACAGGTGAAGAAATTATTTGAAGAGACGTATAGAGAAAAATACGGCAAAGACATCGATGTTATTGCCGTGCATGCCGGTATTGAATGTGGGGTCTTCATGGAAAAGATACCTGGACTCGACGCCGTTTCACTCGGCCCGGATATGTATCATGTGCATACGCCCGACGAACATCTCAGTATCCCTTCCACCATCAATAACTGGGAGTATTTCATTTATACATTAAAAAGAATGAAAGTAGATTGA